A genomic window from Sulfurospirillum multivorans DSM 12446 includes:
- a CDS encoding c-type cytochrome, giving the protein MVQHIKISLLSLFLLCSFLHAANNGEVLFKQCAGCHGADGRNKAFGKSGIIAGQDAEVLVESLKYYKETEFKTHGTSLVMSKQVKNMNLQDLQDIATYVSKLQK; this is encoded by the coding sequence ATGGTACAACACATTAAAATCTCCCTTCTTTCTCTTTTTTTACTCTGCTCATTTTTACATGCCGCGAACAACGGTGAGGTACTTTTTAAACAATGTGCAGGCTGTCATGGAGCCGATGGACGCAATAAAGCCTTTGGTAAAAGTGGTATCATTGCAGGTCAAGATGCTGAAGTGCTGGTGGAAAGCCTTAAATATTATAAAGAGACCGAATTTAAAACCCATGGAACCTCGTTGGTCATGTCCAAACAGGTTAAAAATATGAATCTACAAGATCTTCAAGACATAGCAACCTATGTCTCTAAATTGCAAAAATAG
- a CDS encoding DMT family transporter — protein sequence MNHKLRELGADFLLLMVAVAWGSTFFVVQAAVNETPVYTFLFWRFFLAGLLMALISFKHLHLINKEVLKAGMLLGLFMFLGYAFQTFALTYTYSSTVGFITGLSVIVVPFASYLIFKHKASVFSSLGAIVAAIGLYFLTLNSEIGLSLGELYAFICAMMFALHIVFTGHLSRKHNVYLLVTIQFLTVGICSLMGGLFLEGSIVPPQMDLLFINAIAITVIFATIFAFWVQTAMQRFTTAAKTAIIFTMEPVSAGIFGYYFANELLSFSQMCGAVMILCGMVIAELGSYFIEQYRRRKSRL from the coding sequence ATGAATCATAAATTGCGAGAATTGGGTGCAGATTTTTTACTTTTAATGGTGGCTGTGGCATGGGGAAGTACCTTTTTTGTGGTACAAGCTGCGGTCAATGAAACACCGGTGTACACTTTTCTATTTTGGCGCTTTTTCTTAGCCGGCCTTTTGATGGCACTCATTTCATTTAAACACCTGCATTTGATCAATAAAGAGGTTTTAAAAGCGGGAATGCTTTTGGGTCTTTTTATGTTTTTAGGCTACGCGTTTCAAACCTTTGCACTCACCTATACCTACTCTTCAACGGTTGGCTTTATCACGGGGCTGAGTGTGATTGTGGTTCCTTTTGCTTCGTATCTTATTTTTAAACATAAAGCTTCAGTTTTCTCCTCTTTAGGGGCGATTGTGGCAGCCATTGGGCTCTATTTTTTAACGCTTAACAGTGAAATTGGACTCTCTTTAGGCGAATTGTACGCCTTCATCTGTGCGATGATGTTTGCACTGCATATCGTCTTTACGGGGCATCTTTCCCGAAAGCACAATGTCTATCTTTTGGTCACCATTCAATTTTTAACCGTGGGCATCTGCTCTTTGATGGGAGGTCTTTTCTTGGAAGGTTCTATCGTTCCGCCTCAAATGGATCTGCTTTTTATCAATGCTATTGCGATTACGGTTATTTTTGCGACAATTTTTGCCTTTTGGGTTCAAACGGCGATGCAACGTTTTACAACCGCGGCTAAAACAGCGATTATCTTTACGATGGAGCCTGTGAGTGCGGGGATTTTTGGCTACTATTTTGCGAACGAGCTTTTAAGCTTTTCTCAAATGTGTGGTGCTGTGATGATTTTGTGCGGCATGGTGATTGCAGAACTAGGCTCTTACTTTATCGAACAGTACCGAAGACGAAAGAGTAGACTTTAA
- a CDS encoding metal ABC transporter permease — translation MMDILSFDFMQNALWASLLVSVICGVIGTLTVINRMVFIAGGIAHGSYGGIGLALYFGIAPMLGASLFALFLGAIIAYITHQNNARLDALIGVLWAFGMALGIIMTDLTPGYNVDLMSYLFGAILSVTPEDLYSMGTVLVLVLAFAIIFYKQLLAMSFDAQFAKLRGINVTLLYFALVLMVALGVVIIIRAVGLILVIALLTIPPYIAEKFTNSVGGMMVVSSLLSALFCILGLYLSYRFNLSGGASIILVATTLFFLQLLYSRLTKA, via the coding sequence ATGATGGATATTCTAAGCTTTGATTTTATGCAAAATGCCCTTTGGGCGTCACTTTTAGTCAGCGTTATTTGTGGTGTGATTGGAACACTCACTGTTATCAATCGCATGGTGTTTATCGCAGGAGGCATTGCACATGGCTCGTACGGTGGCATTGGTTTAGCACTTTATTTTGGTATTGCTCCCATGCTAGGTGCTTCACTTTTTGCGCTTTTTTTAGGAGCCATTATCGCCTATATAACACACCAAAACAACGCACGTCTTGATGCACTGATTGGTGTTTTATGGGCATTTGGTATGGCGCTGGGCATCATCATGACCGACCTTACACCTGGATACAATGTGGATTTGATGAGTTATCTTTTTGGTGCGATTTTATCGGTCACACCCGAAGATCTTTACAGTATGGGTACGGTGTTGGTGTTAGTTTTAGCCTTTGCCATTATCTTTTACAAGCAGCTCTTAGCGATGAGTTTTGACGCGCAATTTGCCAAACTTCGAGGCATCAATGTCACACTACTCTATTTTGCGTTGGTTTTAATGGTAGCGCTGGGTGTTGTCATTATCATTCGCGCGGTAGGGCTTATTTTAGTCATTGCACTGCTGACCATTCCACCCTACATTGCCGAAAAATTCACCAATTCCGTGGGGGGCATGATGGTCGTATCTTCGCTTCTTTCAGCACTTTTTTGCATACTTGGGCTGTACCTCTCGTATCGCTTCAACCTCAGTGGCGGTGCATCCATCATTCTCGTCGCAACCACGCTTTTTTTCCTACAACTTTTATACAGCAGATTGACGAAAGCTTAG
- a CDS encoding metal ABC transporter ATP-binding protein, whose amino-acid sequence MQNDIQINHLYFSYDGACVLEDINLQYNTSEFLAIIGPNGGGKSTLLKMMIGLLEPERGEVLLFGENPLHVSHEIAYVPQDTIANKDFPIKVMDVVLMGRLSKSKAFATYSKEDRAIALGMLERVGMKGFENQKINTLSGGQRQRVFIARALACEAKIMFLDEPTASIDTAGQISMFKLLKSLNETVGIVIISHDINVALNYATKVVHVNKTLFVHDVPKTQNFKVFENQNEHVCPVELISATRCNHFPKELA is encoded by the coding sequence ATGCAAAATGATATTCAAATCAATCACCTCTATTTTAGTTATGATGGCGCGTGCGTGCTGGAGGACATCAACCTCCAGTACAACACGAGCGAATTTTTAGCCATCATTGGTCCCAACGGTGGCGGTAAAAGCACCCTCTTAAAAATGATGATAGGCTTACTGGAACCTGAACGCGGCGAAGTGCTTCTTTTTGGTGAAAACCCTTTACATGTAAGCCATGAAATTGCTTATGTTCCCCAAGATACTATCGCCAATAAAGACTTCCCCATTAAAGTGATGGACGTTGTTTTGATGGGCAGACTCTCCAAATCCAAAGCCTTTGCAACGTACTCAAAAGAAGATCGCGCGATTGCGCTTGGCATGTTAGAGCGAGTGGGCATGAAAGGGTTTGAAAACCAAAAGATCAACACGCTCTCAGGCGGACAACGCCAACGTGTTTTCATCGCCCGCGCCCTTGCGTGTGAAGCTAAAATCATGTTTTTAGATGAGCCAACTGCAAGTATTGACACTGCAGGGCAGATCAGTATGTTTAAACTGCTCAAATCGCTCAATGAAACGGTCGGCATTGTCATCATCAGTCATGACATTAACGTTGCACTCAATTACGCCACAAAAGTCGTCCATGTCAACAAAACGCTCTTCGTTCACGATGTGCCAAAAACCCAAAATTTCAAAGTCTTTGAAAATCAAAACGAACATGTCTGCCCCGTTGAACTCATCAGCGCCACCCGTTGCAATCATTTCCCCAAAGAGCTCGCATGA
- a CDS encoding metal ABC transporter solute-binding protein, Zn/Mn family: MKYILLLVTLLFGSLLSAAQTVTVSILPQKYFVEQIAKNFLHVNVMVAPGANQHTYEPKPSQMKELASSDAYFSIGDGFEKAWLPKFQSTNPKMVMVDTVKGIEKIAMAEHHHEDEKADSKKEAHHDHEDESLDPHVWLDPILVKTQAKNIYNALVTLYPAQASEFTKNYEAFIVSIDALDTSIQKTLSDIKSRKFIVFHPSYGYFAKRYDLEQIAIEVSGKEPKPSELATIIKEAKEENAKVIFVAPQFSQKSAISIAKQINGKVVPIDPLAYAWSENLLSIAKTFQSELK; this comes from the coding sequence ATGAAATACATTCTTCTTCTCGTCACACTTCTCTTTGGTTCACTCTTAAGTGCCGCGCAGACCGTCACGGTCAGCATTTTGCCTCAAAAATATTTTGTGGAACAAATCGCGAAAAATTTTTTACATGTAAACGTTATGGTAGCGCCTGGGGCGAACCAACACACCTATGAGCCGAAGCCTTCGCAAATGAAAGAGCTTGCCAGTTCAGATGCCTACTTTAGCATCGGTGATGGGTTTGAAAAAGCGTGGCTTCCTAAATTTCAAAGCACCAATCCTAAAATGGTGATGGTCGATACAGTAAAAGGCATTGAAAAAATAGCAATGGCGGAACATCATCATGAAGATGAAAAAGCAGATTCTAAAAAAGAGGCGCATCACGACCATGAAGATGAATCTCTCGATCCACACGTTTGGCTTGACCCCATTTTAGTCAAAACCCAAGCTAAAAACATTTACAATGCACTGGTCACACTTTATCCAGCACAAGCAAGTGAATTTACCAAAAATTACGAAGCATTTATCGTCTCAATCGATGCTTTAGATACGTCTATTCAAAAGACCCTTAGCGACATTAAAAGCCGTAAATTTATCGTCTTTCATCCTTCGTATGGCTACTTTGCAAAACGTTATGATTTAGAGCAAATTGCGATTGAAGTGAGTGGAAAAGAGCCAAAACCAAGTGAGTTAGCGACCATCATCAAAGAAGCTAAAGAGGAAAATGCTAAAGTGATTTTTGTTGCGCCTCAGTTTTCTCAAAAAAGTGCCATCAGTATTGCCAAGCAAATTAATGGCAAAGTAGTACCCATCGATCCTTTAGCTTATGCGTGGAGTGAAAATCTTTTGAGCATTGCCAAAACGTTTCAATCAGAACTAAAATGA
- a CDS encoding Fur family transcriptional regulator: MSEQLQNVFQEYDIKFTTARASILEVLKVANSPLSYEQIKEKMSVRMDKATFYRNIAKFEALGMVHKFESDDRKWYFELSSTTHAHFICEQCHKITCMNVDIGNVEGEVTSIVLKGTCKECHS, from the coding sequence ATGAGCGAACAGCTTCAAAACGTGTTTCAAGAATACGACATCAAATTTACAACCGCGCGCGCTTCGATTTTAGAGGTGCTCAAAGTTGCCAACAGTCCGCTAAGTTACGAGCAGATCAAAGAAAAAATGAGCGTGAGAATGGACAAAGCGACCTTTTATCGCAACATCGCTAAGTTTGAAGCGTTAGGCATGGTGCATAAGTTTGAGTCGGATGATCGTAAGTGGTATTTTGAGCTTTCCAGTACGACACATGCGCATTTTATTTGCGAGCAGTGCCATAAAATCACCTGTATGAACGTCGATATTGGCAATGTTGAGGGCGAAGTGACCAGCATCGTTTTAAAAGGTACATGTAAGGAGTGTCATTCGTGA
- the nfo gene encoding deoxyribonuclease IV — translation MKFVGAHVSASGGVFNAPINATKIGAKAFALFTKNQRQWEGKSLTQEEIDRFKAELEKAEILPKHVLPHDSYLINLGHPEREAREKSLNAFLDEVQRCEALGLDKLNFHPGSHLKQISEEACLELISASMNEVLRQTNGVTLVVENTAGQGSNMGYKMEHLGYLMEHSIDQERVGVCIDTCHLFTSGYDIRSEESYRQTMEKFATIVGFKYLKGMHLNDSKPDLGTHVDRHDSIGKGKLGVEPFGFIMNDARMDDIPLILETIDDSLWAEEIALLYSFTH, via the coding sequence ATGAAATTTGTCGGGGCACATGTGAGTGCCAGTGGCGGAGTCTTTAATGCTCCCATTAATGCTACAAAAATCGGAGCCAAAGCGTTTGCGCTTTTTACAAAAAATCAACGTCAGTGGGAAGGAAAGTCTTTAACCCAAGAAGAGATTGATCGTTTTAAAGCTGAGTTAGAAAAAGCGGAGATTTTACCCAAACATGTGTTACCGCACGACAGTTATCTGATCAATCTTGGGCATCCAGAGCGTGAAGCGCGTGAAAAATCATTGAACGCCTTTTTGGATGAGGTGCAACGCTGTGAAGCTTTGGGGTTGGATAAGCTCAATTTTCACCCAGGAAGTCATCTTAAACAGATCAGCGAAGAGGCGTGTTTGGAGCTTATTAGCGCTTCCATGAACGAAGTGCTACGTCAAACAAACGGTGTGACTTTGGTTGTGGAAAATACTGCAGGGCAAGGAAGCAATATGGGTTACAAAATGGAACACCTAGGCTACCTTATGGAGCACTCCATCGATCAAGAGCGTGTCGGGGTTTGCATCGATACTTGCCATCTGTTTACTTCAGGTTACGATATCAGAAGTGAAGAGTCTTATAGGCAAACGATGGAAAAATTTGCTACAATCGTCGGATTTAAGTACCTCAAGGGGATGCATCTTAATGATTCTAAGCCAGATTTAGGCACTCACGTTGATAGACATGACTCTATTGGCAAGGGGAAATTAGGCGTAGAACCGTTTGGGTTTATCATGAACGATGCGCGCATGGATGACATTCCTTTAATACTTGAAACGATCGACGATTCGCTATGGGCAGAAGAAATTGCACTGCTTTATAGTTTCACTCACTAA
- a CDS encoding OmpP1/FadL family transporter gives MTQTVRVATLLSLSAATLLASGYRIPEQSLNSVALSAAYVASANGADASYYNPANMAFMAEGGYIETSLTYINLSEVSFEGVSSSMDGDSKEEEFLLPNLHYVSPKMGNWRYGLSIVAPAGLSKRWDESFAKASSEEFTLKVIEVNPTVSYLVNEQLSLGFGLRGVYTDGVVKSDASGLGSQANRDLTGDSIDFGYNLALSYKPIKDVTLAATYRSKVDLSVEGDATLVNGMYNGGASVTIPLPASLALAAAYTYDKTTVEFVFERTYWSSYKDLDFNYDVDLTATAMAGFDNPIAKNWKDANAYRIGLSHQCTDNLKMMLGFAIDKSPVPSNTLGFELPDSDAKLYSIGFEYAMSQNLKVGLAYLYDDKEDRTVSNYTGGTSVAPSGTFTDSAAHLLTASLKYKF, from the coding sequence ATGACACAAACGGTAAGAGTTGCCACGTTACTCAGTCTGAGTGCGGCGACGCTTTTGGCTTCAGGATACCGTATCCCTGAACAATCTTTAAACTCAGTAGCACTCAGTGCAGCGTATGTCGCTAGTGCCAATGGCGCAGATGCGAGTTATTATAACCCTGCCAATATGGCATTTATGGCTGAAGGTGGTTATATTGAAACCTCTTTAACGTATATTAATTTATCAGAGGTTAGTTTTGAAGGTGTCTCTTCTTCTATGGATGGAGATTCTAAAGAAGAAGAATTTTTACTTCCAAATTTGCATTATGTCTCCCCCAAAATGGGTAATTGGCGCTATGGTCTCTCTATTGTTGCTCCTGCAGGTCTTTCAAAGCGTTGGGATGAATCTTTTGCCAAAGCAAGTTCTGAAGAATTTACGCTTAAAGTCATTGAGGTAAATCCAACAGTGAGTTATCTTGTGAATGAGCAACTCTCACTGGGTTTTGGTTTACGTGGTGTTTATACGGATGGGGTAGTAAAAAGTGATGCTTCAGGTCTTGGTTCTCAAGCAAACAGGGATCTTACAGGTGATTCGATTGACTTTGGTTACAATCTAGCTCTCAGTTACAAGCCGATTAAAGATGTGACCTTAGCTGCAACGTATCGCTCTAAAGTAGATTTGAGTGTTGAAGGTGATGCTACACTTGTCAATGGAATGTATAATGGAGGTGCAAGTGTAACGATTCCACTTCCTGCCTCCTTAGCATTAGCGGCAGCGTATACCTATGATAAAACAACGGTAGAATTTGTGTTTGAGCGAACCTATTGGTCAAGCTATAAAGATTTGGATTTTAACTATGATGTTGATTTAACCGCTACGGCTATGGCTGGATTTGATAATCCCATTGCCAAAAATTGGAAAGATGCTAATGCGTATCGTATTGGTTTAAGTCATCAATGCACCGACAATCTCAAAATGATGCTTGGTTTTGCGATCGATAAATCGCCAGTTCCTAGCAATACCCTCGGTTTTGAGCTTCCTGATTCGGATGCAAAACTCTACTCCATTGGCTTTGAATACGCCATGAGTCAAAATCTTAAAGTGGGTTTGGCATACCTTTATGACGACAAAGAAGATCGAACCGTAAGTAATTATACGGGAGGAACATCGGTAGCGCCATCGGGTACCTTCACCGATTCAGCTGCCCATCTTTTAACAGCATCACTCAAATATAAGTTTTAA
- a CDS encoding fatty acid--CoA ligase: MLTYPYQNFYEIMEANAKNDPKKTAIFMDDHKVSYVKLKHHIDTFARFLEFSSIKSGDRVAMIVGNSVEFIVSLFAITKIGAIAVPLNTFLKKEEFEYILNDCSAKMLVCSASFANETKNLLDTTKIEKIIWCDDYPHLDERNYSFSEIDASADRHGYGAKKPKLDDLACIVYTSGTTGKPKGAMLSYRNIFSNAISGADSFHITCKDRFIVFLPMFHSFTLSIMVLLPLFTCSSIVIVRSVFPFANVLKQTLLKRVTIFLGVPTLYNALLKAKIPWYFMWFNQVRIFISGSAPLSEQSLNDFNAKFKKATLLEGYGLSECSPAVCVNRLDHQKPLSVGLPLPSYEVKIVNEERVEVKTGEVGEIMVKGDCVMQGYLNHADATDETIINGWLLTGDLGKKDSDGFIYIVDRKKDLIISKGINIYPREIEEIIYKYEGIDAVAVIGIRDEQTKDEEVLAFIQLKEGMEIQESELRAYLKQHVANFKLPKHIYFVEELPKNATGKVLKRVLKENVKNGGILRKR; encoded by the coding sequence ATGCTCACCTATCCGTATCAAAATTTTTATGAGATCATGGAGGCCAATGCTAAAAATGATCCTAAAAAAACGGCTATTTTTATGGATGATCACAAAGTATCGTATGTGAAGCTTAAGCATCACATCGATACGTTTGCGCGTTTTTTGGAATTTAGCAGTATCAAAAGTGGGGATCGGGTTGCCATGATTGTGGGCAACTCGGTGGAGTTTATTGTCTCTTTGTTTGCGATTACGAAGATTGGAGCGATTGCCGTACCTCTGAATACTTTTTTGAAAAAAGAGGAGTTTGAGTATATTTTGAATGATTGCAGTGCCAAAATGCTGGTTTGCTCCGCATCGTTTGCCAATGAGACCAAAAACTTACTGGATACGACGAAGATTGAAAAGATCATTTGGTGCGATGATTACCCGCATTTGGATGAACGCAATTACAGCTTTAGCGAAATTGATGCAAGTGCGGACAGGCATGGCTATGGAGCCAAAAAGCCAAAATTGGATGATTTGGCCTGTATCGTTTACACATCAGGCACAACAGGTAAACCCAAAGGCGCTATGCTCTCGTATCGCAATATCTTCTCCAATGCGATCTCAGGCGCAGACTCATTTCACATTACATGTAAAGATCGTTTCATCGTTTTTTTACCGATGTTTCACAGCTTTACGCTCTCCATTATGGTACTTTTGCCCCTCTTTACGTGCTCTAGCATTGTCATCGTGCGTTCGGTTTTTCCTTTTGCCAATGTGCTTAAACAGACCCTACTTAAACGTGTGACCATTTTCCTTGGCGTTCCAACCTTGTACAACGCGCTGTTGAAAGCAAAAATTCCATGGTATTTTATGTGGTTCAATCAGGTGCGTATTTTTATCTCAGGCAGTGCGCCACTCAGTGAGCAGTCACTGAATGATTTTAACGCCAAATTTAAAAAAGCGACGCTTTTAGAAGGCTATGGACTCAGTGAGTGTTCGCCTGCGGTGTGTGTGAACCGATTGGATCACCAAAAACCGCTCTCGGTTGGTTTACCGCTTCCAAGTTATGAAGTGAAAATCGTCAATGAAGAGCGCGTTGAGGTCAAAACGGGCGAAGTGGGTGAAATTATGGTGAAGGGCGATTGCGTAATGCAAGGGTATCTTAACCATGCCGATGCAACCGATGAGACCATCATCAATGGCTGGCTTTTAACGGGCGATTTGGGTAAAAAAGATAGCGATGGCTTCATTTACATTGTGGATCGTAAAAAAGATCTGATTATCTCCAAAGGAATCAACATTTATCCTAGAGAAATCGAAGAGATTATCTATAAATACGAAGGAATAGATGCGGTTGCGGTGATTGGTATTCGGGATGAACAGACCAAAGATGAAGAGGTTCTCGCTTTTATTCAACTCAAAGAGGGTATGGAGATTCAAGAGAGCGAATTGCGCGCTTATCTTAAGCAACATGTGGCAAATTTCAAGTTACCGAAGCATATTTACTTTGTTGAAGAGCTTCCTAAGAATGCAACGGGTAAGGTTCTAAAGCGTGTTTTAAAAGAAAATGTCAAAAATGGTGGAATCTTACGTAAAAGATAG
- a CDS encoding ATP-binding protein produces MQYLIDFLESKTVQTSTIYEHLKCSIDEAKFLQLMTKEYVQGSVDLGVGEILIKLFGDKKYAHLQKLSLVKELIEQGWIVQNNFLTSKIMDVSNLELLNSSVTLSSAFLKLLEEGTLEVVLPDVTPYADHLEYLKDQFFRIELYQKLSQTKHNATENSPSIGRLKNKLDLLESRIVERIKVTQNEIIVETIFKENELSPKEQLIFLALLKEEYAGEFESLRDMNTLISLISVDDYEKIKNRSLLEEGSKLIENLIIDYDEMLSTFGGVTRSFFISEEILQKIMHPNKEKKSKKIKLDMLIGEQELFELIDPKTNLDDVILHPKTKEVLDNLLKQIDKNVVKLLREWGIKERRSGIDAKIILYGPPGTGKTMTALSLAKSMKKRVLSFDCSKILSKYVGESEKNVRSIFDTYKELCKKTKSEPLLLLNEADQFLSARSTDSGASADKMHNQMQNIFLEQIERFDGLLIATTNLLETIDPAFSRRFDYKIAFEKPDLKQRIALWKKLLPENATYEEGLDIEKLASYPLTGGQIKVVLKNTALKVAAKAKPLFTFEDFKLSIDRETKGAFGDAKSVGFMN; encoded by the coding sequence TTGCAGTATTTGATAGATTTTTTAGAGAGTAAAACGGTTCAAACATCCACAATCTATGAGCATCTTAAGTGTTCGATTGACGAAGCAAAATTTTTACAATTGATGACCAAAGAGTACGTGCAAGGCTCTGTTGATCTCGGTGTTGGGGAGATTTTGATCAAACTTTTTGGCGATAAAAAGTATGCGCATCTGCAAAAACTCTCGTTGGTGAAAGAGTTGATCGAGCAAGGGTGGATTGTTCAAAACAATTTTCTAACCTCAAAGATCATGGATGTCTCCAATTTAGAACTCTTAAACAGCAGTGTTACGCTGAGTTCTGCTTTTTTAAAGCTTTTGGAAGAGGGAACCCTAGAGGTTGTGTTACCAGACGTTACGCCATACGCCGATCATCTTGAATATCTTAAAGATCAGTTTTTCAGAATTGAGCTGTATCAAAAACTAAGCCAAACCAAACACAATGCAACGGAAAATTCACCCAGCATTGGACGCCTTAAAAATAAACTCGATCTTTTAGAGAGTCGTATTGTTGAGCGTATTAAAGTCACTCAAAACGAGATCATCGTTGAAACTATTTTCAAAGAAAATGAGTTAAGTCCTAAAGAACAGCTCATTTTTCTAGCACTTCTCAAAGAGGAGTATGCCGGTGAGTTCGAAAGTTTACGCGATATGAATACACTCATTAGTCTTATCAGCGTCGATGATTATGAGAAGATTAAAAATCGTTCTTTGTTGGAAGAGGGCTCAAAACTCATCGAAAATCTCATTATTGACTACGATGAGATGCTGAGCACCTTTGGTGGCGTGACGCGGAGCTTTTTCATCTCTGAAGAGATTTTACAAAAAATCATGCACCCCAATAAAGAGAAAAAAAGCAAGAAAATTAAGCTCGATATGCTCATTGGCGAGCAAGAGCTTTTTGAACTGATCGACCCTAAGACTAATTTAGATGATGTGATTTTGCATCCAAAAACCAAAGAGGTGCTTGACAATTTACTCAAACAAATTGATAAAAATGTGGTGAAATTGCTTCGGGAATGGGGGATAAAAGAGCGTCGCAGTGGCATTGATGCTAAGATCATTCTCTACGGTCCTCCGGGTACGGGTAAAACGATGACAGCGCTCTCTTTAGCGAAGTCGATGAAAAAGCGCGTGCTCAGTTTTGACTGTTCTAAGATTCTCTCCAAGTACGTTGGTGAGAGTGAAAAAAATGTACGTAGTATCTTTGACACCTACAAAGAGTTGTGTAAAAAGACGAAAAGTGAGCCTCTTTTACTTTTAAATGAGGCGGATCAATTTTTAAGTGCGCGATCAACCGACAGTGGCGCAAGTGCGGATAAAATGCACAATCAGATGCAAAATATCTTTTTAGAGCAGATTGAGCGTTTTGATGGACTACTTATTGCAACTACGAACCTTTTGGAGACGATCGATCCTGCATTTTCAAGGCGTTTTGATTATAAAATCGCGTTTGAAAAGCCTGATTTAAAACAGCGAATAGCGCTTTGGAAAAAACTTTTACCTGAAAATGCTACCTATGAAGAGGGTTTAGATATTGAAAAACTCGCTTCGTATCCGCTCACGGGTGGGCAGATCAAAGTCGTGCTTAAAAACACAGCGCTCAAAGTCGCTGCCAAGGCAAAACCGCTGTTTACGTTTGAAGATTTTAAACTCTCGATTGACCGCGAAACCAAAGGCGCCTTTGGCGACGCAAAATCCGTTGGATTTATGAATTAA
- a CDS encoding NAD(P)H-quinone oxidoreductase subunit 3 — protein sequence MTPLSHMDFAHPYFGAFFLLVFGAVVFYGITVLARLVSRKMARLDTEKLKLSIYECGPEVTKQPNKISAHFYLFALLFILFDVEIIFMFPWAVDFKVLGMFGFVEMILFVIILTIGFAYAWKKGALEWHSIR from the coding sequence ATGACCCCTTTGTCGCATATGGATTTTGCCCATCCCTATTTTGGAGCTTTTTTCCTCCTTGTTTTTGGCGCCGTTGTCTTTTATGGCATTACCGTCTTAGCACGTCTTGTTAGCCGTAAAATGGCGCGACTCGATACGGAAAAACTTAAACTCAGCATTTACGAATGCGGTCCTGAAGTGACCAAACAGCCCAATAAAATTTCGGCACATTTTTACCTTTTTGCGCTTTTGTTTATTTTATTTGATGTGGAGATTATCTTTATGTTTCCGTGGGCGGTGGATTTTAAAGTTTTAGGCATGTTTGGGTTTGTTGAGATGATTTTATTTGTCATTATTTTAACCATTGGTTTTGCATACGCATGGAAAAAAGGAGCGCTCGAATGGCACAGCATAAGATAA